CGTCTTCGTGGGTACTGCCGGAGGGCAGCGCCAGGACATTCGGCGGATGAACACAGAGGCGGCGCACGGCCCCCGTGGAGAGGCCGAGCCCGCCAGATGAAAACCCGGGAGGGCGGCAGGGGCGCCGGGCGCCCCGGCGTATCGCCCCGGAGGGCGGGCCGTCCAGGCGAACAAGATAAACCAGCCGGGTGCGCGCGAGCAAGTGCACGGCGCGCGTACGGGGCCACTCGGGGACCGGGGAAGCCGGCCGCGTCTCGCCGGGCGGGACCGACCCTGGAGCCTGTCCCGGCGAGGGGACTGCGACGCGGACGCCCAGCCGCAGAACGCCCCGGCTTTCACCGGGGCGTTCCGCGTACAAGGATGAAGGAGCTGATCAGGCAGTTCATCAGCCGTGCCCGGAAGGAGGCCGGGGGTAGCGTCGGCATTCTAGCACCACCTGCACGAACCTGATGCAAACATCGTGCACCGTCCACGGAGGCGCACGCGGTGGGTCCAGGGTCCTGCCGCCAGCACCTTGCGCACAGCGACCCTCGACATGTACACTCACATTACCGGCACGTTCTTGCGGATGCGGTGCACACGAGGACTGCCTCCCCTCGATGCCCGCCCGTGCCGCGTGCGTGCCCCTCCCTTCCTCCCCAGCCGGAAAAGGTCTCCATGCGCTACCGTACGCTCGGAATGGTCGCGGGATTGGTCGCGGCGCTCGCCGCCACCGCGAGTTCGGCACCCGCCGCGCCGGAAACGGCACGAGCGAGCCAATTCGTCACGCCGCTTTCGGTCACCATGTCGTGCAACATCGACGGCCAGACGTGCGAGGCCACGGCATCGGGGGGCAGCGGAGAGTACAGCTTCGACTGGTCGTGGCCGTTTCAGGAGCAGTACGATGCCGACGGCGTGAGCGGCGGCGACATCACCTGCGTCCCGTACTGGGGATGGCGCACCATCTCAGTGACGGTCACGGACAGCTGGAGCGGGACGAGCTCGGACGGCACGTACTTCTACTGCCCGGCCTGACGCGCACAGGGCGCGGATCCAACCGACGGCGGACGGGCCCTCTCGCAGCAATGCGAGGGGGCCCGTCTTCCGTTCCTGCGCAGCGCTGCCGCGCCGCGGGTCCTCGAATGAGTGGCGGTGTGACGCGCGCCCCCCGCCGGGCACGATCCCCGCAATCCCGGGCACCGCTGCTGAAGGCTGGAGGGCGCGCAGAGAGCGTCACCCTGCGCCTCGTGCGTTCCCGGACGATTTCGGACAGAGGAGACCCCGCCGTGAATCCCCCGCTGACAGAGGTAGAAGTGCGTATCCTCGGCTCGCTCCTGGAGAAGGAGGTCACGACGCCGGACAACTACCCGCTTTCCCTGAACGCGCTCCTGGCGGCGTGCAACCAGACGACCAACCGCGAGCCGGTGATGCGGCTGGACGAGGACGCGCTGGTCCCGGCGACGGTCGCGCTCCGCCGCCGCGGGCTTCTGCGGCAGATCCAGCGGGCAGGTTCGCGGGTGACCAAGTTCGAGCACCGGCTGGACGAAGAGCTGAGGCTGGTACGGCCCGAACTCGCCGTGCTGGGCGTGCTCATGCTGCGCGGACCGCAGACGCCGGGCGAACTGTACGCGCGCACCGAGCGGCTGCATCCGTTCGCCGACCTCGCCGACCTGGAGAACTTGCTGGAATCGCTGATCACGCGGGAGCCGGAGCCGCTCGTCGCGCGGCTCGCCCGCCGCCCGGGACAGAAGGAGGTCCGCTACGCACACCTGCTGGGCGGCGAGCCGGCGCAGCCCGACGCGTCCGCGGAGGCGGAAGAAGGGACCCTCCCCACCCGCCGGGCCGATCCGGGGGACGATCGGGTCGGGGCGCTGGAGCGTACCGTGGACGAGCTTCGTGCCGAGGTCGCGGCTCTGCGGGCCGATCTGGACGCGTTCCGCGCCCAATTCCAGTAGGCGCCGTCCGGTGACGAAGCGCATGCCCCCCGAGCCGACCGCCTCTGCGGACGACATCCTCGCGCGCCTCCAGGCGCTGGGCAACCCGGAGCACGCGCGGTTCGTCGCGGGCTACTTCCGCACGGGGCCGGGCGAGTACGCCGAGGGCGACCGGTTTCTCGGCATTCGGGTGCCCGTGCTGCGCGGGCTGGTGCGCGAGTACCGCGGGCTGCCGCTGGAGCGCACGGCGGAGCTGCTGCGCTCCCCGTGGCACGAGGCGCGGCTGCTCGCCTGCCTCCTGCTCGCGGATGCCTACCCCCGCGGCGACGAGGCCGCGCGGGAGGCCATCTACCGGCTGTACCTGGCAAACACGAGGTACATCAACAACTGGGACCTGGTGGATTCGTCCGCGCCGCAGGTGGTCGGCGCGCACCTGCAGGCGGGTGATCGCACCGCGCTGGAGAAGCTGGCGCGGTCCGAGTCGCTATGGGAGCGGCGGATCGCCATCCTCGCCACGCAGCACTTCATCCGCCGCGACGACTTCGACACCACGCTGAAGATCGCGGAGATGCTGGTGGATGACGCGCACGACCTGATCCACAAGGCCGTCGGCTGGATGCTTCGCGAGGTGGGCAACCGCGACCGCGCCGCGGAAGAGGCGTTCCTCCGCCGGCACCATCGCACGATGCCGCGGACGATGCTCCGTTACGCCATCGAGAAGTTTCCGCCCGAGCTCCGCAAGGCCTACCTGCGGCGAGAAGCGGGACCGGGCGACCAGCAACCCTGAGCGGGCGCGGCAGGGCACCTGGGCTACTGGTTCCGCAGGGGCACGAACGCCGACGGGGGGTCAGTGGCCCCGACTCTGCCTCGGCGGACAGCGTCTGATCCCGTACGCGCGGAACGTCTCGAGAACGTGGCGCCCCAGCCGAATGCGACGAGCCCCCGAGGCGCGGGTGCGCATCGGGGGCTCTCGTGCGGAAACGAACCGTCAGCCTGGGATGGGTTCGGGGTTCGTGGAAAGCTCGTACAGGCGGCCGCCCACCCCCTCCAGCACCGCGTCCGTGAACGCGACGGCCTGTGCGGGCGAGGTCGACGCGTAAAAGCTCTCGAGCTTCGCGGCGAGCGAAGCGTCGCGGCCCTGCAGCTGGCGCACCATGACGGTCGGCTTGCGTTGCGACCAGAACCGCTGGGCAGCGCACCAGAAGCGCAACGCCTCCAGCACCAGGAAGCCGGCAAGCACGCGTGCCTCCAGACTGTCCTCGGTCATGTCTTCCAGGTCGACCAGGATGTTGGTGAGCATGTAGCGCAGCCGCTCGATGCGCAGGGGGCCGAGCTCCGGCGGCCCCGCCCGGAAGCGCTCCTCGGAGTCGCGCTTGAGCGCCGTGGCCTCGCCCGTCCGGTCGAACAGCATCTCGCCCGTGGCGAACGCCTCGGTCATGGCGGGGTTTC
Above is a genomic segment from Longimicrobium sp. containing:
- a CDS encoding YceH family protein, producing MNPPLTEVEVRILGSLLEKEVTTPDNYPLSLNALLAACNQTTNREPVMRLDEDALVPATVALRRRGLLRQIQRAGSRVTKFEHRLDEELRLVRPELAVLGVLMLRGPQTPGELYARTERLHPFADLADLENLLESLITREPEPLVARLARRPGQKEVRYAHLLGGEPAQPDASAEAEEGTLPTRRADPGDDRVGALERTVDELRAEVAALRADLDAFRAQFQ
- a CDS encoding DNA alkylation repair protein; its protein translation is MTKRMPPEPTASADDILARLQALGNPEHARFVAGYFRTGPGEYAEGDRFLGIRVPVLRGLVREYRGLPLERTAELLRSPWHEARLLACLLLADAYPRGDEAAREAIYRLYLANTRYINNWDLVDSSAPQVVGAHLQAGDRTALEKLARSESLWERRIAILATQHFIRRDDFDTTLKIAEMLVDDAHDLIHKAVGWMLREVGNRDRAAEEAFLRRHHRTMPRTMLRYAIEKFPPELRKAYLRREAGPGDQQP
- a CDS encoding nucleotidyltransferase domain-containing protein, translated to MSVATESVPVLAIAPAENTGIVFPPAMEARFRPGLVAVYDEMLAREDVIALLCFGSAPRGEAKPKSDLDVCALTHGTEYWKRSRVVNGVEVQLQVGPLQHWRGDIEKGNPAMTEAFATGEMLFDRTGEATALKRDSEERFRAGPPELGPLRIERLRYMLTNILVDLEDMTEDSLEARVLAGFLVLEALRFWCAAQRFWSQRKPTVMVRQLQGRDASLAAKLESFYASTSPAQAVAFTDAVLEGVGGRLYELSTNPEPIPG